TAAAAGGTTTATCTAATGAAGTAGCTGTAAAATTAAATACTTATAAACCTCTTTCTATTGGTCAGGCATCACGAATTTCTGGTATTACGCCTGCTGCAATATCTATTTTATTAGTTTATTTAAAAAAAGAATCTTATAGAAATGTTTTATAGTTTATTATTTTTTTAAAAAATTAAAATTTGATTTTCATTGATTTAAAATACATAATAATTTTTTATTAGTTTTATTATTTTAAGAATTTTTAAAAAAAATTATTTTTTAATTTTGTAATATTTTTTTTGTTGTATAATCTTCTTTAAAATTATAAAAAATGAGAAAATCCTATGATTTTAGAAAAGATATCAAATCCTCAAAAATATATTAGTCATCATTTAAGTCATTTACAGATAGATTTGTGTAGTTTTGAAATTGTAAAACCAGGAACATATTCTTCTCATTTTTGGATGTTAAATATTGATTCAATAATTTTTTCTTTTGTTTTAGGAAGTTTTTTTTTGAGTGTTTTTTATATAGTAGGAAAAAAAATTACTACAAGTATTCCGAATAAATTACAAGTTTTGATTGAATTGATTTTTGAATTTATTACTTCGAATGTAAAAAATATGTATCAAGGTAAAAATTCTTTAATTGCACCTCTATCGTTAACAGTTTTTATGTGGGTTTTTTTAATGAATCTCATGGATCTCGTGCCCATTGATTTTTTTCCATTTATTTCTGAAAAAGTATTTAAACTACCAGCTATGCGTATTGTACCTTCTGCTGATATCAATATTACTTTGTCAATGTCACTGGGTGTTTTTGTTTTAATTTTATTTTATACTGTTAAAATAAAAGGATTTATAGGTTTTTTAAAAGAACTAACTTTACAACCTTTTAATCATCCTGTATTTTTTGTTTTTAATTTTATATTAGAATTTGTCTCATTATTATCTAAACCAATTTCTTTGGGATTACGACTTTTTGGAAATATGTATGCAGGGGAAATGATTTTTATTTTGATTGCAGGTTTGCTTCCATGGTGGTCACAATGTTTATTAAATGTACCATGGGCTATTTTTCATATTTTAATAATTTCATTACAGGCTTTTATTTTTATGGTATTAACAATTGTTTATTTATCAATGGCTTCACAATCTCATAAAAATTAAAATATTATATGAATTTATTAGAAATAGAAACTGGAGTGTATAATGGGAAATTTAAATGTTGACATGCTTTATATAGCCGTAGCTATAATGGTGGGATTAGCATCCATTGGAGCTGCAATTGGAATAGGTATTTTAGGTGGTAAATTTTTAGAAGGTGCTGCTAGACAACCTGATTTGATTCCTTTACTCAGAACACAATTTTTTGTAGTAATGGGATTAGTTGATGCTATTCCAATGATTGCTGTAGGTTTAGGCCTATATATGCTTTTTGCTATTTCATGATTTTTTTAACAAATACTATTTTGATGATTGAAAAAAATCTTTACGTTTTTTTGATAACGTAAAGATTGATTTTTATTTTAATACAAAAGGTGCATGACTGTGAATTTGAATGCAACAATTCTTGGACAAACTATTTCATTTATTTTATTTGTCTGGTTTTGTATGAAGTATATTTGGCCTCCTATTATTTTAGCTATTGAAACTAGACAAAAAGAAATTAAACAATCATTAATTATTGCAAAACAAGCTAAAGAAGAATTATCTATTATTCAAAGAAAAATGGAAATAGAAATTCAAGAAGCAAAAGAAAAAGCATCTACTATTCTTAACGAAGCAAATAAACAAAAGTTGTTTATTTTAGAAACAGCAAAAGAACAAGCATTAGAAGAAAGTAAAAAAATTCTGATAAAAGCTCAATTAGAAATTGATATGAAAATAGCTTCTGCACGTAAGAATCTTCAAAAAGAAATAGTAGATTTATCTGTTTCTATAGCAGAAAAAGTTATTAAAAAAAATGTTTGTCAAGATAAAAATGAAATTTTAGTGGACGAATTAGTTGTTTCTTTATCACAGGTAAAAAATTAATGTCAGTAGAACATACTATTGCTAGACCGTATGCTAGAGCAATATTTGAAATTGCGGTGAATAGTAATTCCATTGAAAAATGGAAAGAAATGTTAATTTTTATTAATGTAATTGCTTCTTGTGAAAAAGTTAGAAAATTTTTATCAGGTTCTCTTTCACCTAAATATCTAGCATCAATTTTTATAATTGTTGGTGGAGAAATAATTAATCAAGAAGCAAAAAATTTAATAAGAGTATTAGCTGAAAATCAACGTTTGAAAATATTAGATAGTATATTAGAACAGTTTTTAGCATTAGAAGCAGATTATAAAAAAATTGTAATTATTGAATTGAGAACAGCGTTTCTTTTAAAAGAAAAACAGATTGTCAAAATACGAAAAACACTAGAAAAATATTTTTCAAGTAAGATTAAACTTGTGTATAAAATTGATGAATATATACTTGACGGTATTATTATAAAAGTGAATAACATAGTTTTTGATTTATCTGTTCGAAGTTATCTTAAACAATTATCAGATGCTTTAAATTTTTAAGAGAAAAATAATATATGCGATTAAATTCGACAGAAATTACTAAATTAATTAAAGAAAGAATAACTCAATTTGAAATATTAAATGAATCTTATAATGAAGGTACTATCATTTCTATTAGTGATGGTATTATCAGAATTAATGGTCTTTCCAATGTAATGTTAGGTGAAATGATTCTATTGCCTAATCATCAATATGCAATAGCTTTAAATATTGAAAGAGATACAATTGGTGCTGTAGTTATGGGGCCTTATATTCATGTTACCGAAGGTATGCAAGTTAAGTGTACAGGTAAAATTTTAGAAGTGCCAGTAGGTGTTAATTTACTTGGACGCGTAGTAAATGCATTGGGTAGTCCTATTGATGGAAAAGAGTCTATAAAAAATGATGGTTATTTTCCGGTAGAAGCTGATGCACCTGGTGTTATTGAACGTCAGTCAATCAATCAACCAATACAAACAGGTTATAAAGTTATTGATGCGATGATTCCTATTGGACGAGGACAACGTGAGTTAATTATTGGTGATAGACAAACAGGAAAAACTGCACTTGCTATTGATACAATTATTAACCAAAAATCATCTGGTATTAAATGTATTTATGTTGCTATTGGACAAAAACTTTCTACTGTTATTAATGTTGTTAAAAAATTAGAAGAAAATGATGCTTTATTTAATACGATTATAGTTGTAGCTTCTGCTTCAGAAGCTGCTGCTTTACAATATTTAGCACCGTATTCTGGTTGTGCAATGGCTGAATATTTTCGCAATCAAGGACAAGATGCATTAATTATTTATGATGACCTTTCAAAACATGCTGTAGCTTACCGTCAAATCTCTTTGTTATTACGTAGACCTCCAGGTCGAGAAGCTTTTCCAGGAGATATATTTTATCTTCATTCTCGTTTGTTAGAACGATCATCTCGTATTTCTTTAGAACATGTTCAAAACATCACTAAAAATAAAAATATTAAACAGACTGGTTCAATTACAGCTTTGCCTATTATTGAAACACAATCAGGAGATGTTTCTGCATTTGTTCCTACGAATGTAATCTCTATTACTGATGGTCAGATATTTTTAGAATCAAATTTATTTAATTCAGGTATTCGTCCT
The sequence above is a segment of the Buchnera aphidicola str. G002 (Myzus persicae) genome. Coding sequences within it:
- the atpB gene encoding F0F1 ATP synthase subunit A, which encodes MILEKISNPQKYISHHLSHLQIDLCSFEIVKPGTYSSHFWMLNIDSIIFSFVLGSFFLSVFYIVGKKITTSIPNKLQVLIELIFEFITSNVKNMYQGKNSLIAPLSLTVFMWVFLMNLMDLVPIDFFPFISEKVFKLPAMRIVPSADINITLSMSLGVFVLILFYTVKIKGFIGFLKELTLQPFNHPVFFVFNFILEFVSLLSKPISLGLRLFGNMYAGEMIFILIAGLLPWWSQCLLNVPWAIFHILIISLQAFIFMVLTIVYLSMASQSHKN
- the atpE gene encoding F0F1 ATP synthase subunit C → MGNLNVDMLYIAVAIMVGLASIGAAIGIGILGGKFLEGAARQPDLIPLLRTQFFVVMGLVDAIPMIAVGLGLYMLFAIS
- a CDS encoding F0F1 ATP synthase subunit B, translating into MTVNLNATILGQTISFILFVWFCMKYIWPPIILAIETRQKEIKQSLIIAKQAKEELSIIQRKMEIEIQEAKEKASTILNEANKQKLFILETAKEQALEESKKILIKAQLEIDMKIASARKNLQKEIVDLSVSIAEKVIKKNVCQDKNEILVDELVVSLSQVKN
- a CDS encoding F0F1 ATP synthase subunit delta encodes the protein MSVEHTIARPYARAIFEIAVNSNSIEKWKEMLIFINVIASCEKVRKFLSGSLSPKYLASIFIIVGGEIINQEAKNLIRVLAENQRLKILDSILEQFLALEADYKKIVIIELRTAFLLKEKQIVKIRKTLEKYFSSKIKLVYKIDEYILDGIIIKVNNIVFDLSVRSYLKQLSDALNF
- the atpA gene encoding F0F1 ATP synthase subunit alpha, whose protein sequence is MRLNSTEITKLIKERITQFEILNESYNEGTIISISDGIIRINGLSNVMLGEMILLPNHQYAIALNIERDTIGAVVMGPYIHVTEGMQVKCTGKILEVPVGVNLLGRVVNALGSPIDGKESIKNDGYFPVEADAPGVIERQSINQPIQTGYKVIDAMIPIGRGQRELIIGDRQTGKTALAIDTIINQKSSGIKCIYVAIGQKLSTVINVVKKLEENDALFNTIIVVASASEAAALQYLAPYSGCAMAEYFRNQGQDALIIYDDLSKHAVAYRQISLLLRRPPGREAFPGDIFYLHSRLLERSSRISLEHVQNITKNKNIKQTGSITALPIIETQSGDVSAFVPTNVISITDGQIFLESNLFNSGIRPAVNPGISVSRVGSAAQTKIIKKLSSGIRTALAQYQELVAFSQFASDLDEITRKQLNYGQKITELLKQKQYSPMSVAEQGLILFVAENNFLDDVSVDEIVKFEKLILLYAHNYHSELMEAINKDGIFNDVIEKKFIQLITDFKKTQF